One genomic segment of Impatiens glandulifera chromosome 6, dImpGla2.1, whole genome shotgun sequence includes these proteins:
- the LOC124943625 gene encoding LOW QUALITY PROTEIN: putative pentatricopeptide repeat-containing protein At3g16890, mitochondrial (The sequence of the model RefSeq protein was modified relative to this genomic sequence to represent the inferred CDS: inserted 10 bases in 8 codons; deleted 8 bases in 6 codons; substituted 2 bases at 2 genomic stop codons) has product MDMRRFSTAIRRSNSKQTQERHTLKLKSSTSLSFHPPAKAYTENKLKGKSSSNFSVDHDYISRILSRKDWFLLLNNELKAERINLDPHRVISILQNQENPSHPLKFYXWVTNVNPLLLKNRSIHIVLTNVXYRKGPVLLSAELIQDXKNSGCRLKEDFLWALIGSWGELGLARYCSDXFGQISYLGINPTTRLYNVVIEALVKSNSLDLAYLKFQHMPADKCKPDRXTYNILIHGTCKAGVVDESLRLVKQMEGLGYSPKYLTYTILIDGILXFERIDEAFAIVEEIRKMNVNPNEATYRSLVNGAFRNLPPGKAFELLLWFLYKQPKLPTIACDTVLQCLSNNSMVREAVDFLSEVMKKHHLPDNATFNMVMTCLIKSLDLDEVCDISNDLTKRGLKXNFNTYIKLIEGLYRSGRITEGNLHLTQMLQNGLLENAVSCNMVIDCFCKVKMMEKASEIFKEMHERGISPNLVTFNSLINGYCKVVKIDKAKQMLHSLLEKGFRPDIFTFTSIIEGLCRIGQIHDAFDCFKEMVDWDVSPNAITYNILIRSLCVIGDVYKSAKLLKKMRADGVSPDVFSFNAVINXYCKMNKVEKAMKVMVTMLALDLTPDNFTYCAFIKSLVXLGRLDEAKSLFDSMEGNGCIPDGYTCNXVVRALVQASRYEEARDVSKRYERKSELHLETCRVCHFYGNLLQFVQVFLLSF; this is encoded by the exons ATGGATATGAGACGGTTTTCTACTGCGATTA GACGTTCAAATTCAAAGCAAACCCAGGAGAGGCACACCTTGAAGCTCAAATCTTCAACGTCTCTCAGTTTCCACCCACCGGCCAAAGCTTATACTGAGAACAAGCTCAAAGGTAAGTCTAGCTCAAATTTCTCGGTGGACCATGATTATATTTCTCGGATTCTCTCTCGGAAGGATTGGTTTTTACTGTTAAATAATGAACTCAAGGCTGAGAGGATAAACTTGGATCCTCATAGAGTTATCAGCATTTTGCAGAATCAGGAAAATCCTTCACACCCTTTGAAATTTT TGTGGGTTACGAATGTTAATCCATTGTTGTTGAAGAATCGATCGATTCACATTGTTTTAACCAATG CTTATCGAAAGGGTCCTGTTCTATTGTCAGCTGAGCTTATCCAAG CTAAGAATTCAGGATGTAGGTtaaaagaagattttctttGGGCTTTAATAGGTAGTTGGGGGGAG CTAGGGTTAGCTCGGTATTGCTCTG GTTTCGGGCAGATATCTTACCTGGGTATTAATCCAACAACTAGATTATACAATGTAGTCATCGAA GCACTTGTGAAATCCAATTCATTAGATTTAGCTTATTTGAAATTTCAGCATATGCCTGCTGACAAATGCAAACCTGATA TTACATACAATATCCTCATTCATGGTACTTGCAAAGCTGGTGTTGTAGATGAATCGCTACGTTTGGTTAAACAAATGGAGGGTTTGGGATATTCACCCAAA TATTTAACATACACAATTCTTATCGATGGGATTCTGTAATTCGAACGAATAGATGAAGCGTTTGCCATAGTTGaggaaataagaaaaatgaatgTAAATCCAAATGAGGCCACATATAGGTCTCTAGTCAATGGGGCATTTCGTAATTTACCACCTGGAAAGGCGTTTGAATTGTTG CTGTGGTTCTTGTACAAGCAACCCAAGTTGCCAACGATAGCTTGTGATACTGTTCTTCAATGTCTGTCGAATAATTCCATGGTTAGA GAGGCTGTTGACTTTTTGAGCGAAGTCATGAAGAAACATCACTTACCCGATAATGCCACATTCAATATGGTAATGACTTGTTTGATTAAAAGTTTGGATCTTGATGAGGTATGCGATATATCGAATGATCTCACAAAGAGAGGCctgaaatgaaattttaatacttatattAAACTTATCGAGGGTTTATATAGAAGCGGACGAATCACAGAAGGTAACCTTCACCTAACTCAGATGCTTCAAAATGGGCTTTTAGAGAACGCCGTTTCTTGTAATATGGTAATAGATTGCTTCTGCAAAGTTAAAATGATGGAAAAAGCATCCGAAATTTTTAAAGAGATGCATGAAAGGGGGATATCGCCAAATCTCGTCACTTTCAACTCTCTAATTAACGGTTATTGCAAAGTGGTGAAAATCGACAAAGCCAAGCAAATGTTACATTCCCTACTGGAGAAGGGTTTTCGTCCCGATATTTTCACTTTCACTTCGATAATCGAAGGCCTTTGCCGAATAGGTCAGATCCACGACGCGTTTGATTGTTTTAAGGAAATGGTGGATTGGGACGTCTCCCCTAATGCCATTACGTATAACATATTAATTCGTTCTTTATGTGTAATTGGCGATGTTTATAAATCTGCGAAGCTTTTGAAAAAGATGAGGGCAGATGGAGTTTCTCCGGATGTGTTCTCTTTCAATGCTGTTATCAA GTATTGTAAGATGAATAAGGTTGAAAAGGCTATG AAGGTTATGGTAACTATGCTTGCGTTAGACCTGACGCCTGACAATTTTACTTACTGTGCTTTTATTAAGTCACTTGT ATTAGGGAGATTGGATGAAGCTAAAAGCTTGTTTGACTCAATGGAAGGTAACGGATGCATACCTGATGGTTATACTTGTA ACGTTGTTAGGGCTTTGGTTCAGGCTTCTCGGTATGAGGAAGCGAGGGATGTATCAAAACGATATGAGAGAAAATCAGAATTACACCTTGAGACATGTAGGGTATGTCATTTTTATGGTAATTTATTGCAATTTGTTCAAGTTTTTCTTCTATCATTTTGA
- the LOC124942202 gene encoding RNA exonuclease 4: MGSELKNPSKKPLPNPNWAQLRQKLNHGAKVVSKSVLGKRKERDTLKEDEPRPNPLIPTSSDFSVTDAVAMDCEMVGVSPLGNKSALGRVTVVNKWGNVVYDEFVRPLDQVVDFRTHISGIRPRDLRKAKQFNVVQKEVAELIIGKILVGHALRNDFKALLLSHSKKDVRDTAEYQPFLKDGRSRALRHLAAEFLGADIQNGEHCPVEDARAAMLLYQNHKKEWEKRVKDMTKLKLKQKKRKNKKKTNKE, from the exons ATGGGAAGTGAACTGAAAAACCCTAGTAAGAAGCCTCTGCCAAACCCTAATTGGGCTCAGCTTCGGCAG AAGCTGAATCATGGAGCCAAGGTTGTCTCCAAGAGCGTGCTAG GAAAGCGAAAGGAGAGAGATACCCTAAAAGAGGATGAACCTCGTCCTAATCCTCTTATTCCCACCTCGTCGGATTTCAG TGTTACAGATGCTGTAGCCATGGATTGTGAAATGGTTGGTGTTAGTCCTCTGGGTAATAAAAGCGCACTTGGCCGAGTCACAGTG GTAAATAAGTGGGGAAACGTTGTCTATGATGAATTTGTTCGGCCACTGGACCAAGTAGTTGATTTTCGAACACATATTAGTGGGATTCGACCTCGAGATTTGAGAAAAG CAAAACAGTTTAATGTTGTTCAGAAGGAAGTGGCTGAGTTGATTATAGGAAAAATCCTAGTTGGACATGCCTTACGCAATGACTTTAAG GCATTGTTGTTGAGTCATTCAAAGAAGGATGTGCGAGATACAGCAGAATATCAACCTTTTCtcaa GGATGGTCGAAGTAGGGCTCTTCGACATCTTGCAGCTGAGTTTCTCGGTGCAGATATCCAAAATGGGGAGCATTGTCCG GTAGAAGATGCCCGAGCAGCCATGTTGCTGTATCAGAATCATAAGAAGGAATGGGAGAAACGAGTGAAAGACATGACCAAGCTCAAACTAAAgcagaaaaagagaaaaaacaaaaagaagacCAATAAAGAATAG
- the LOC124942642 gene encoding multiple organellar RNA editing factor 8, chloroplastic/mitochondrial-like — protein sequence MATSFIRSFLTTQRTERLVLCRFYSSTSFPSRPSSVSTIYTSFLVRYRPLVAVPFNFNRISSSPFRSFSTRQTSSSISDPNPNWSNRPPKETILLDGCDFEHWLVVMEKPEGDPTRDEIIHSYIKTLAMVVGSEDEARMKLYSVSTRHYFAFGALVSEELSYKIKELPGVRWVLPDSYLDVRNKDYGGEPVIDGNAVPYDPKYHEEWVRNNARANERNRRNDRPRNFDRSRNFDRNRQNMSHNMGGGGGAPPNMSSPGNNMGGAPPPNNMSGPPQFNIGQTGPNNTGGGMPPNNIGQTGPHYTGGGMPSNNQQNGQYRNGPNYGGMPPPQNRDYQQQPNNNYVPNRSDGNNQYQQQQPNYVHNRPPQEGNQYNQHQPNFVANRSEGNQYNNHQQQNVPGRDGPPTNYQ from the exons ATGGCGACTAGTTTCATCCGGTCCTTTCTCACCACCCAGCGAACGGAAAGACTAGTTTTATGTCGCTTCTACTCTTCAACCTCTTTCCCTTCCCGTCCTTCTTCCGTCTCGACTATCTATACTTCATTTCTCGTTCGCTACCGTCCACTTGTAGCTGTGCCATTTAATTTCAACAGGATTTCGTCATCACCTTTCAGAAGCTTTTCTACACGCCAGACTTCGTCGTCTATTAGTGATCCGAATCCCAACTGGTCAAACAGACCACCTAAGGAGACCATACTGCTAGATGGGTGTGACTTCGAGCATTGGTTGGTCGTCATGGAGAAGCCAGAAGGAGACCCCACAAGGGACGAAATCATTCATAGCTACATCAAAACCTTGGCCATGGTGGTTGGCAG CGAGGATGAAGCTAGGATGAAATTGTACTCTGTTTCAACAAGACATTATTTTGCATTTGGAGCTCTTGTATCTGAAGAACTATCTTACAAGATTAAAG AATTGCCAGGAGTTCGTTGGGTGCTTCCTGACTCATATTTGGATGTTAGGAATAAAGACTATGGAG GGGAACCAGTTATTGATGGCAATGCTGTACCGTATGATCCCAAGTACCATGAAGAATGGGTGAGAAATAATGCCCGTGCAAATGAGAGAAACCGACGCAACGACAGACCACGCAACTTTGACAGGTCAAGAAACTTCGATAGGAACCGCCAAAATATGTCACACAACAtgggaggaggaggaggtgcACCACCAAACATGTCCAGTCCAGGCAACAACATGGGAGGTGCACCACCACCAAACAATATGTCGGGTCCACCACAATTCAACATTGGTCAAACAGGACCTAACAATACTGGAGGAGGAATGCCCCCAAATAACATAGGTCAAACAGGTCCTCATTATACTGGGGGAGGAATGCCATCAAACAATCAACAAAATGGCCAGTACAGAAATGGACCAAACTATGGAGGAATGCCGCCACCCCAAAACAGAGATTATCAGCAGCAACCTAATAATAACTATGTACCAAACAGGTCTGATGGAAACAACCAATATCAACAGCAGCAGCCTAACTATGTACACAACAGACCTCCTCAGGAAGGGAACCAATATAATCAGCATCAGCCTAATTTTGTAGCAAACAGATCTGAAGGGAACCAAtataataatcatcaacaacagaATGTGCCTGGAAGAGATGGGCCACCAACAAATTATCAATGA
- the LOC124943626 gene encoding anthocyanidin 3-O-glucoside 2'''-O-xylosyltransferase-like has product MEPLHVAMFPWFAFGHMTPFLHLSNELAQRGHKVSFLLPNKALSQRRQHNLHPDLITFYAIQVPHVPGLPIGTETASDIPLTLNSLLVTAMDMTRPEVETLLINDIHPDLIIYDTAQWIPDIGFKTVCYNVVSAASIAIALVPALKRPQEDDEVLQPPPGYPSSTIVLRKHEAQALSFVSTEFGSGYTFYDRITTAIAKADAIAIRTCCELEGDLWDYIETQYRKPMLLTGPVLPELTNLSLEGEWATFFNRFDPHSVIFCALGSQWILEKEQFHELVLGFEMTKMPFYIAVKQPIGFTTIEEALPEGFQDRVKDRGVVFGDWVPQTQILSHGSVGCFVNHRGFGSMWETLISDCQIVLVPHLVDQILNTRLLADELMVAVEVESVFI; this is encoded by the coding sequence ATGGAACCTCTTCATGTAGCCATGTTCCCATGGTTTGCATTTGGGCACATGACTCCTTTTCTCCACCTCTCAAATGAGCTCGCCCAAAGAGGCCACAAAGTCTCATTCTTGCTCCCAAACAAGGCCTTGTCCCAGCGTCGGCAACATAATCTCCATCCGGATCTCATCACCTTTTACGCCATCCAGGTTCCCCACGTCCCAGGTCTACCTATAGGCACCGAAACCGCCTCCGACATCCCACTCACTCTCAACTCACTCCTCGTCACCGCTATGGATATGACCCGACCCGAGGTCGAGACCCTCTTGATCAATGACATTCATCCGGATCTCATCATCTATGACACTGCACAATGGATCCCGGATATCGGGTTCAAGACAGTCTGTTACAATGTGGTCTCGGCTGCGTCTATCGCAATCGCGTTGGTCCCAGCATTGAAGCGGCCGCAAGAAGACGACGAGGTACTTCAGCCTCCGCCAGGGTACCCTTCATCTACGATAGTGCTGAGGAAACACGAGGCCCAAGCTTTATCATTCGTGTCTACGGAGTTCGGGAGCGGCTACACGTTCTACGACCGAATCACGACGGCTATAGCGAAAGCCGACGCCATCGCGATTCGAACGTGCTGTGAACTCGAGGGAGATTTGTGGGATTACATTGAAACGCAATACAGAAAGCCAATGCTATTAACGGGTCCGGTTTTACCCGAATTGACAAACTTATCTTTAGAAGGCGAATGGGCCACGTTTTTCAACCGGTTCGACCCACATTCCGTGATATTTTGTGCATTGGGTAGCCAATGGATACTCGAAAAAGAACAATTCCATGAACTTGTCCTCGGGTTTGAAATGACGAAAATGCCCTTCTATATAGCGGTTAAACAGCCCATTGGTTTTACTACTATCGAAGAAGCATTGCCCGAAGGGTTTCAGGATAGGGTCAAGGATCGGGGAGTGGTCTTCGGGGATTGGGTTCCACAGACTCAAATATTGAGCCACGGTTCGGTTGGTTGCTTTGTGAACCACCGCGGGTTCGGGTCAATGTGGGAGACTTTAATTAGTGATTGTCAAATAGTGTTAGTGCCTCATTTGGTTGATCAGATATTGAACACAAGATTGTTGGCAGATGAGCTTATGGTGGCAGTGGAGGTCGAGAGTGTATTTATATga